One Erpetoichthys calabaricus chromosome 9, fErpCal1.3, whole genome shotgun sequence genomic region harbors:
- the kmt2a gene encoding histone-lysine N-methyltransferase 2A isoform X2: protein MAHSCRWRFPARPGGSNGVGASGAAGSSRRAARVRISASPLRLEPGFDAALQVSAAISNNLRRFWEAFGDSSGSSSGEEDLFVGFSSHSEKRRLHNSTRPNAVSGRVRQVRKPRGRPPRVIKVARNSALLDSPSSKVDVAAVRHPQRKKAPGRPPALGEKRRGRPPTSGASKDVQHLHSPSGSQEKRETALQSVGGSPRKEVQEDVKERKLAKRALHWTVHQHETSRLGRIPKIKRLRAVKLAALKPRLKAMGRKGVSMPATQKRRGRPPSSERLKAVVTAATFGTEQKISRVRRERDQHSKLRSSPSPASTGPCLVPASPTRTGRGCSVGVRQSPRRVKPVRIVPPTKRTDATIAKQLLQRAKKGAQKKMMEKEAATGVAVGVEPGARRRRTQLKSIRQFIMPVVSTVSSRIIKTPKRFIEDEASFVSPPPHVKVARLETVATSGVPPSSSSSSSSSSAAAASSPPASLPLPPPPPPTSGVLASSCASNGRFSSSAASCGSSEKSSAVSQHSSQLSSGESSRSSSPSLDTSTDSQASEGTQGSPSSPGERDVVSRPLSPPPGLEERVVRSRRFQSAKKTAASPPQAGSQQASSTASSSSSPPHPPLLAPSLPTQPATSASSAATGIVEHHSHHPHWILPHAISPFLPTSAVVSPLQEKRKSILREPTFRWISSKHSRSETPYFSTAKYAKEGLIRKPIFDNIRPPPLTPEDVGLLPPPSGGAAGFAAPGGAAAASGRLFSPLHHHHHHHHHHHHLRFESQHHKRSPLLRAPRFTPSEAHSRIFESLTLPSPQSSAKGSPIASSSPLQSSSSSSSASRSRRQRRVFSPLPAQPRSPSHSMRTRSSRSGNQNSTNARELSPLAQHSSSLPEAPLGSLVSSALTSPAFSSFSPADGVAEPGGSRKHGSGVSTSSSPLYPLFPVSKRGKERVCSKEAEREALTEGDREREKENKRDSGSRKEREKKGRSAVLDVQGAVEGKESEEITAAVSPTQKKLGRKKSLSTDPEGNLASEPAEAAAAKSRLSRKSRGGPLELDGGSKEERGLQPVVSASQSSPQPAAPAAKQPTAASLGSMLAQAEKQQVADRRVASLLKRAKAQLYKIEKSKSMKLNEQPKAQGQESDSSETSVQGPRIKHVCRRAAVALGRNRAVFPDDMPTLSALPWEEREKILSSMGNDDKSSVAGSEEAEPSAPPNKPLKPITRHKTPQEPLVKKGRRSRRCGQCPGCQVPEDCGVCTNCLDKPKFGGRNIKKQCCKMRKCQNLQWMPSKAFLQKEAKASKKEKKKYRVQEKDSQHVSKSQSSEANQKTVVTPLATISREESTLRKIESLPLEEMPPQQECSGTPQDTALPAATFRKERKQQQTSAPAEVSIAAPEQPSESLDEDVENCTANNSEVKKVLPMAETGSEAKQLKKQILRYNLPSKQKLKEKEKLLSSKAENSTLNVLGPSSNENNTKHKVPSDGVHRIRVDFKEDYSLENIWDLGGLSILTSVPIMPRVVCFLCASSGHVEFVYCQVCCEPFHTFCLEENERPLEEQRENWCCRRCKFCYVCARQQQAAKQLLECTKCRNSYHPECLGPNYPTRPSKKKKVWMCMKCVRCKSCGATTPGKGWDAQWSHDFSLCHECAKLFAKGNFCPLCDKCYDDDDYESKMMQCGKCDRWVHAKCENLTDEMYEMLSNLPESIAYMCINCTDQHPAEWRTALETELQGSVRRVLTALLNSRTTTHLLRYRQSVKPPELNPETEETLPSRSSPEGPDPPVLTEVLPQCESPLDLEGVKKKMDQGQYASVLEFSDDIVKIIQTAINCDGGQLENKKANSMVKSFFLRQMERVFPWFNVRESRFWEPNKVSSNCLHPNAVLPPSLDHNYAQLQEREEGSRPELLAVMKKIIPAPKATESLSPPSATHSPVDGHGSYRSREQSPELAPPPGVDDDRQCVLCLKYGDDNSNDGGRLLYIGQNEWTHVNCALWSAEVFEDDDGSLKNVHMAVVRGKQLRCEHCQRPGATVGCCLTSCTSNYHFMCARLKNCVFLEDKKVYCQRHRDLVKGEVLSDSGFEVSRRILVDFEGISLRRKFLNGLEPENIRIMIGSMKIDCLGILTSLSDCEQKLFPVGYQCSRVYWSTQDARKRCVYTCKIVVCCPPVVEPDINSTVQHENNRTIRHSPAATDNLPVASVPTAANKPAHKVAGGAYWNRKTGHLLRSPGSRPLPSAGSPTPVMHEIVTVGDPLLNSSLKKIGSRRHSTSSLSPCPAKTHVTITPQQLVSPVSRPATSSPPKEEGAPQSPITAQKNQLRLAGHLEGTDRTRTVEQSPPSVAKVVGPRNEKGRVMMASEPVQAAPLRDVNSDEAEDGGHVGAAFLNSGKELSANRSSNMPVKGSRKATESRQPDDSPPAPCTPGSHNSKDKRSKLRASRETLKEKERPAQAGAASSPDVKLGNLEGCVPEPPEPNRKRTVKVTLTPLKMDSDSSKPLQSSSSLPCALPFSSDEHQESHYQKDDLCHSNKCQEDDGTVSVKRRYPRRSARARSNMFFGLTPFYGVRSYGEEDIPFFNSGDKKRSSGGVSRRSAEGQVDGADDISTSSSDGSCEEEDEELRGAPCKDEDSFYYSFTRTVINPSGARFLEEELLDDGCRRRELGLPQIGQLDGVDDSSESDASISTTGTSTSANKVPPTSSKRKSKEARVEKMDLEGSEPRVKEPTGSSTSKKDCLPLGGVEAQLSLNAELLKSDSDNTNSDDCGNILPSDIMEFVLNTPSLQTLGQRAESSSSELLSLDEGFGLDGNRGKDMGLFEDFPQPLPSAEPGEGGVSATIAGEEQFELPLELPSDLSVLTTRSPAVTNQNHGGLMTDGPERPILALATDDSVDKNSDKQPVSAPSELQQGGESQASDGHMTPEHFIQGQGTTEHMGSPACGQVGEPVTQDLARSSGTPGLQVPTSPTVQKYLTCPTENVGTAQVASTAVQTSATHLKPGTEKLIVVNQHMQPLYVLQTLPNGVTQQIQLAPPMDAMAFAAGLSPGMAASPLLPLTHHSQLHSFAGGAQTTFQPGLPSSAPGLLIGDTSILVSDSSQRADLAANTSAVLPPTTGSSPPVTSASHGKKRPISRLQPRKVKKPARSAASTAVTSTEVMPNMTVINFSSPMSASVPNPAAGHRTVPNIIKRPKSGLMYFESVSSLGAPPAVLGQDSSSHLVTPGQSMLNVVPMPPAVTQNPGPLGSTELSSSIGNILLKASQQNLGISEQVALQPSTSNFSPLGSSATADSDSGCVLPSSAEQDGQYQLQCQQLSPLLDSVCPLLPSSLPQENTQTCMQISAPAASTLVSLNQPQSSEALAATKGKPKSKRIQPIPDKGSSKKLKSCHTKDRTAKADHESDIKAGTSSSQPVPNMKNSTEKSDPLQKGEPKLNTQNLLKEPETTENAKGKQGKIQELGARADHEASPSKQQHHHKVIKGLMFEICSDDGGFKVCSESIEDAWKSLTDKVQEARSNARLRQLSFDGVSGLRMLGVIHDAVLFLIEQLYGTKHCRKYKFRFHKPQESDEPPLNPHGAARAEVNQRRSMFDMFNFLTSRHRHPPEYSPNDEEEEEVQLKSARRATSLDLPMPMRFRHLKKTSKEAVGVYRSAIHGRGLFCKRNIDAGEMVIEYSGNVIRSSLTDKREKYYDSKGIGCYMFRIDDYEVVDATMHGNAARFINHSCEPNCYSRVIHVDGQKHIVIFAMRKIYQGEELTYDYKFPIEDASNKLPCNCGAKKCRRFLN from the exons TTTCAGGTAGAGTACGGCAAGTGCGGAAACCCAGAGGACGGCCACCAAGGGTCATTAAAGTTGCAAGGAATTCTGCTCTGCTGGACTCTCCTTCCAGTAAAGTGGATGTTGCTGCTGTCAGACATCCTCAGAGAAAGAAAGCACCTGGCCGCCCTCCTGCTTtaggagagaagagaagaggaagaCCCCCTACCTCAGGTGCTTCAAAAGATGTCCAGCATCTTCACAGCCCTTCAGGGTCACAGGAAAAGCGGGAAACGGCTCTGCAGAGTGTTGGTGGATCGCCCAGGAAGGAAGTACAGGAAGATGTTAAGGAAAGAAAGCTGGCCAAGCGGGCGCTACACTGGACAGTCCATCAGCATGAAACTTCCAGACTTGGCCGCATCCCCAAAATCAAGCGGCTCCGTGCTGTCAAACTCGCGGCGCTCAAACCTCGCCTCAAAGCCATGGGCCGAAAGGGAGTGTCCATGCCtgccacccaaaaaagacgtGGCCGCCCTCCCTCTAGTGAGCGTCTCAAAGCTGTGGTAACCGCAGCAACGTTTGGCACAGAGCAGAAGATTTCAAGGGTCCGCCGTGAGCGTGACCAGCATTCCAAACTGCGATCCTCCCCTTCTCCTGCCAGCACTGGGCCATGCTTAGTGCCTGCCTCCCCCACCAGGACTGGACGGGGCTGCTCTGTGGGTGTGCGGCAGAGCCCACGGCGTGTAAAGCCTGTCCGCATCGTCCCGCCTACCAAAAGAACTGATGCCACCATCGCCAAGCAACTGCTGCAGCGCGCCAAAAAAGGAGCGCAGAAGAAAATGATGGAAAAGGAAGCAGCCACTGGGGTGGCAGTTGGTGTGGAGCCGGgagcgaggaggaggaggacacaaCTGAAAAGCATCCGTCAGTTCATTATGCCCGTGGTCAGCACTGTGTCCTCACGCATCATTAAGACTCCAAAGCGCTTCATTGAGGATGAGGCAAGCTTTGTGTCGCCACCTCCACACGTCAAAGTGGCTCGATTAGAGACCGTGGCAACATCAGGTGTTcctccctcctcttcttcctcctcttcttcatcttctgcGGCTGCAGCAAGCTCTCCTCCTGCTTCATTGCCTCTCCCTCCCCCGCCTCCACCCACCAGTGGAGTCTTAGCTAGCAGCTGCGCCAGCAATGGACGCTTCAGCAGCAGTGCAGCCTCCTGTGGCTCCAGCGAAAAGTCCAGTGCCGTGTCCCAGCATTCCTCGCAGCTTTCCTCTGGAGAGTCCTCTCGTTCCAGTAGCCCTAGCCTTGACACTTCTACAGACTCCCAAGCCTCAGAGGGCACTCAGGGCTCACCTTCTTCACCAGGAGAGCGTGATGTTGTCTCCAGACCCCTCTCTCCACCTCCTGGACTTGAGGAACGGGTTGTGCGGAGCCGTCGCTTCCAGAGTGCAAAGAAAACTGCTGCATCTCCACCTCAGGCAGGCTCCCAACAGGCCTCTTCAacagcctcctcctcctcttccccaCCACACCCGCCTTTGCTTGCCCCTTCCTTGCCTACGCAGCCTGCCACGTCTGCCTCATCTGCGGCCACTGGCATAGTGGAGCATCACTCCCACCACCCTCATTGGATCCTTCCACATGCTATTTCTCCATTTTTGCCCACATCAGCGGTGGTCTCCCCACTTCAAGAAAAGCGCAAGTCAATTCTTCGAGAACCCACATTCCGTTGGATCTCATCAAAGCACTCCCGTTCTGAGACTCCATACTTCTCCACCGCCAAATATGCCAAGGAAGGCCTTATACGCAAGCCCATCTTTGACAATATACGCCCTCCTCCTTTGACACCTGAGGATGTCGGCCTGCTGCCTCCTCCTTCAGGCGGTGCAGCAGGTTTTGCTGCCCCTGGCGGTGCGGCAGCAGCATCTGGCCGCCTCTTCTCTCCCCTCCACCATCACCATCAtcaccatcaccatcatcacCACCTGCGCTTTGAGAGCCAGCATCATAAGCGTAGCCCTCTGCTTCGTGCACCTCGTTTCACTCCCAGTGAGGCCCACTCACGTATCTTTGAGTCTCTCACCCTTCCCTCTCCACAGTCCTCTGCCAAAGGCAGTCCAATAGCTTCATCTTCCCCACTGCagtcctcctcttcttcctcttctgccAGCAGGTCACGACGGCAAAGACGTGTTTTCAGTCCCTTGCCAGCTCAGCCCCGCTCACCCTCTCACTCCATGCGGACACGAAGCAGCCGATCAGGAAATCAGAACAGCACCAATGCCAGGGAGCTCTCGCCACTGGCTCAGCACTCCAGTTCCCTGCCCGAGGCCCCTCTTGGCTCTCTGGTCTCTAGTGCCTTAACCTCGCCTGCCTTCAGCAGCTTCTCTCCAGCTGATGGAGTGGCAGAGCCTGGCGGCAGCCGGAAACATGGATCAGGAGTCAGCACCTCATCCTCTCCTCTGTACCCATTGTTTCCTGTGAGCAAGCGTGGCAAAGAGAGGGTGTGCAGCAAGGAGGCAGAGAGAGAAGCCCTGACCGAAGGGGAccgtgagagagagaaagagaacaagcGTGATTCTGGCAGTAGGAAAGAGCGTGAGAAAAAAGGCAGAAGTGCAGTCCTTGATGTCCAGGGTGCTGTGGAAGGCAAAGAAAGCGAAGAAATCACAGCTGCAGTGTCACCTACGCAGAAGAAGCTGGGCCGTAAAAAGTCTCTGTCCACAGACCCTGAAGGGAATCTTGCATCTGAGCCGGCAGAAGCTGCTGCTGCCAAAAGTCGACTTTCCAGAAAGAGTAGAGGGGGTCCCCTCGAATTGGACGGTGGGAGCAAAGAGGAAAGAGGCCTCCAGCCTGTAGTTTCTGCCAGTCAGTCAAGCCCCCAGCCAGCAGCTCCAGCTGCCAAACAACCCACCGCTGCCTCCCTTGGCTCAATGCTGGCCCAAGCAGAGAAGCAGCAAGTGGCTGACAGAAGAGTGGCAAGTTTGCTGAAGAGGGCCAAGGCACAGCTGTATAAGATCGAAAAGAGCAAATCGATGAAGTTGAATGAGCAGCCAAAAGCACAG GGACAAGAAAGTGATTCCTCTGAGACGTCCGTACAAGGTCCTCGTATAAAACACGTGTGTCGTCGTGCTGCAGTGGCTCTGGGTCGCAACAGAGCTGTGTTTCCAGATGACATGCCCACCCTTAGTGCCTTGCCTTGGGAGGAGAGGGAGAAAATCCTGTCTTCCATGGGAAATGATG ATAAATCTTCAGTTGCAGGATCAGAAGAGGCAGAACCCAGCGCGCCTCCAAATAAGCCTTTGAAACCAATTACCCGCCACAAGACCCCTCAGGAACCCCTGGTTAAAAAAGGCCGTCGGTCCCGTCGCTGTGGGCAATGTCCCGGCTGCCAAGTTCCCGAGGATTGTGGGGTCTGCACCAACTGCTTGGACAAGCCAAAGTTTGGGGGGCGGAATATAAAGAAGCAGTGCTGCAA GATGAGGAAGTGTCAGAACCTACAGTGGATGCCTTCAAAAGCATTCCTACAGAAGGAGGCCAAAG catctaagaaggaaaaaaagaagtacCGGGTCCAGGAAAAAGACTCTCAACATGTCTCAAAGAGCCAGTCCAGTGAAGCCAACCAAAAAACTGTTGTGACACCATTGGCCACCATTTCCAGAGAGGAGTCAACTCTTCGAAAGATTGAATCTCTCCCCTTAGAAGAAATGCCCCCCCAGCAAGAGTGTTCAGGGACACCTCAAGACACAGCTCTTCCAGCTGCCACGTTTCGAAAAGAACGCAAGCAGCAGCAAACTTCAGCTCCGGCTGAAGTGTCCATTGCTGCCCCCGAACAGCCCTCAGAATCATTAGATGAGGATGTGGAAAACTGCACAGCAAACAACAGTGAAGTGAAGAAGGTCTTGCCTATGGCAGAAACTG GCTCTGAGGCTAAACAGCTAAAGAAACAAATCCTTCGGTATAACCTGCCCTCTAAGCAAAAGCTCAAGGAAAAG GAAAAGCTGCTGTCCTCAAAAGCCGAGAACAGTACTTTAAATGTGTTGGGCCCTTCCTCGAATGAAAACAACACCAAACACAAGGTGCCTTCAGATGGAGTGCATCGCATCAGAGTGGATTTTAAG GAAGACTACAGCTTAGAAAACATCTGGGATTTGGGAGGGTTGAGCATTCTGACATCTGTGCCAATCATGCCAAGAGTGGTGTGTTTCCTGTGTGCCAGCAGTGGGCATGTAGAG TTTGTCTACTGTCAGGTTTGCTGTGAACCCTTTCACACGTTTTGTTTGGAGGAGAATGAGCGCCCACTGGAGGAGCAAAGAGAGAACTGGTGCTGCCGGCGTTGCAAATTCTGCTATGTTTGTGCACGCCAGCAGCAGGCGGCAAAG CAACTCCTGGAGTGCACAAAGTGCCGGAACAGTTACCATCCTGAATGTCTAGGTCCCAACTACCCAACACGCCcatcaaagaagaagaaagtttgG ATGTGTATGAAATGTGTTCGGTGCAAGAGCTGTGGTGCCACAACCCCAGGCAAAGGCTGGGATGCACAGTGGTCTCATGATTTTTCTCTATGCCACGAGTGTGCCAAACTCTTTGCTAAAG GAAACTTTTGTCCTCTGTGTGACAAGTgctatgatgatgatgactaTGAAAGCAAAATGATGCAGTGTGGCAAATGTGACCGCTGGGTGCATGCCAAGTGTGAAAATCTAACAG ATGAAATGTATGAAATGCTTTCTAATCTGCCTGAAAGCATCGCCTACATGTGCATCAACTGCACTGACCAGCACCCAGCAGAGTGGAGAACAGCCCTGGAGACAGAGCTACAGGGTTCAGTGCGGCGAGTCCTCACTGCATTGCTGAATTCTCGCACCACTACGCACTTGTTGCGCTATCGACAA TCAGTAAAGCCTCCTGAGCTGAACCCAGAAACAGAGGAGACACTGCCATCCCGCAGCTCGCCTGAGGGTCCGGATCCCCCAGTGCTTACTGAGGTTCTCCCGCAGTGCGAGTCTCCCCTTGATCTGGAGGGTGTCAAGAAGAAGATGGATCAGGGCCAGTATGCTTCAGTG CTGGAGTTCAGTGATGACATTGTCAAAATTATCCAGACTGCAATAAACTGTGATGGAGGGCAACTTGAGAACAAAAAGGCCAACAGCATGGTGAAATCCTTCTTCTTACGG CAAATGGAGAGAGTTTTTCCGTGGTTCAATGTCAGAGAATCCAGATTCTGGGAACCAAACAAAGTTTCTTCAAA TTGTCTTCACCCAAATGCGGTACTGCCCCCCTCACTAGACCATAACTACGCACAGTTGCAGGAACGTGAAGAAGGCAGCAGGCCTGAACTACTCGCTGTCATGAAAAAAATCATCCCAGCTCCCAAAGCCACCGAGTCTCTGTCTCCTCCTTCAGCGACCCATTCTCCAGTAGATGGACATG GTTCTTATCGGAGTCGTGAGCAGAGTCCAGAGTTAGCCCCACCACCTGGAGTGGATGATGACCGGCAGTGTGTGCTGTGTTTGAAGTATGGTGATGACAACAGCAAT GATGGCGGCCGGCTACTCTATATTGGCCAGAATGAGTGGACGCATGTCAATTGTGCCCTATGGTCAGCAGAGGTTTTTGAAGATGACGATGGCTCTTTGAAGAATGTACACATGGCAGTGGTGCGGGGAAAGCAACTG CGATGTGAGCACTGCCAGCGTCCTGGTGCCACAGTTGGCTGTTGCCTAACATCTTGCACCAGTAATTACCACTTTATGTGTGCCCGGTTAAAGAACTGTGTCTTCCTGGAGGACAAAAAGGTCTACTGCCAGCGGCATCGTGATTTAGTCAAAGGGGAG GTTCTTTCTGACTCTGGGTTTGAGGTTAGTCGGCGAATTTTAGTTGACTTTGAAGGCATCAGTTTGAGGAGGAAATTTCTCAATGGCTTGGAGCCAGAGAATATACGAATAATGATAG GCTCCATGAAAATTGATTGCCTTGGGATTCTAACCAGCCTCTCGGACTGTGAGCAGAAGCTTTTCCCTGTTGGCTATCA GTGCTCACGAGTGTACTGGAGTACACAGGATGCTCGCAAGCGCTGTGTATACACATGCAAGATTGTAGTTTGCTGCCCTCCAGTGGTGGAACCTGACATTAACAGCACTGTTCAACATGAGAACAATAGGACCATCCGTCACAGCCCAGCAGCCACAG ATAATCTGCCAGTTGCCTCTGTGCCAACAGCAGCAAACAAGCCAGCCCATAAAGTGGCAGGTGGGGCTTACTGGAACAGGAAAACAGGTCACTTGCTTCGCTCTCCAGGCTCTAGGCCACTACCATCAGCAG GAAGCCCCACGCCAGTGATGCATGAGATTGTGACGGTTGGAGACCCCCTGCTCAACTCAAGTCTGAAGAAAATTGGTTCTAGACGACATAGCACATCCTCTCTTAGTCCTTGCCCTGCTAAGACTCATGTGACTATTACACCACAGCAGCTAGTGAGCCCTGTATCACGACCAGCTACTTCCTCTCCTCCAAAAGAGGAAGGTGCTCCTCAAAGCCCTATCACAGCCCAAAAGAACCAGTTGCGTCTAGCAGGCCATTTAGAGGGGACAGACAGGACAAGAACTGTAGAGCAATCCCCTCCTTCAGTGGCCAAAGTTGTAGGCCCAAGGAATGAAAAAGGTAGGGTGATGATGGCTAGTGAGCCTGTCCAAGCAGCACCTCTAAGAGATGTCAACTCAGATGAAGCAGAAGATGGGGGACATGTGGGTGCAGCTTTCCTGAATTCTGGCAAGGAGCTCTCTGCTAATCGATCATCAAATATGCCAGTCAAAGGGAGCAGGAAAGCAACTGAGAGCAGGCAGCCTGATGACTCTCCTCCTGCACCGTGCACTCCAGGTTCCCACAACAGCAAAGACAAGCGCAGCAAATTGAGGGCATCCAGAGAGACcttgaaagaaaaggaaaggccAGCTCAGGCTGGTGCTGCATCCTCACCAGATGTCAAACTCGGCAACTTGGAGGGATGTGTGCCAGAACCACCAGAGCCCAATCGGAAGCGCACAGTCAAGGTGACCCTGACACCTTTAAAGATGGATTCTGATAGCAGCAAACCCCTACAGTCCTCCTCttcactgccttgtgccctcccCTTCTCATCTGACGAACACCAGGAGAGTCACTATCAAAAAGATGACCTCTGTCACAGCAACAAGTGCCAGGAGGATGATGGCACTGTATCTGTGAAACGGCGGTATCCTCGCCGCAGTGCCCGTGCCAGATCTAATATGTTCTTTGGTCTCACACCCTTCTATGGTGTCCGCTCCTATGGGGAGGAGGACATTCCTTTCTTCAACAGTGGGGACAAAAAGAGGAGCAGTGGAGGGGTGAGCAGGCGCTCGGCAGAGGGTCAGGTAGATGGGGCAGATGACATTAGCACCTCATCCTCGGATGGAAGTTGTGAAGAGGAGGACGAAGAGTTGCGGGGTGCTCCTTGCAAAGATGAAGACTCTTTTTATTACAGCTTCACTCGCACAGTCATTAATCCTAGTGGTGCCCGGTTCTTGGAGGAGGAGCTGCTTGATGACGGATGTAGAAGACGAGAGCTGGGGCTGCCACAGATTGGCCAGCTGGATGGAGTGGACGATAGCTCTGAGAGTGATGCTAGCATCAGCACCACTGGCACTTCCACCTCTGCAAACAAAGTGCCTCCAACCAGTAGTAAGAGGAAGAGCAAAGAGGCCCGTGTGGAAAAGATGGACCTGGAAGGGAGTGAGCCCAGGGTTAAGGAACCAACCGGCAGTAGTACCAGCAAGAAGGACTGCTTGCCTCTTGGGGGTGTTGAGGCTCAGCTGTCCCTCAATGCTGAACTGCTGAAGTCAGACTCTGATAACACCAACAGCGATGACTGTGGCAACATTCTTCCCTCTGACATCATGGAATTTGTACTTAACACCCCATCCTTGCAGACTCTGGGCCAGAGAGCCGAGTCATCCTCCTCAGAGCTGCTGTCGTTGGATGAAGGTTTTGGGCTAGATGGGAACAGAGGAAAAGACATGGGGCTCTTTGAGGACTTTCCCCAGCCACTGCCCTCTGCTGAGCCTGGGGAGGGTGGAGTTAGTGCCACCATAGCAGGGGAGGAGCAGTTTGAGCTTCCTCTGGAACTACCCTCTGACCTGTCTGTTTTGACAACCCGTAGCCCAGCTGTAACCAACCAAAACCATGGTGGCCTAATGACGGATGGCCCTGAGCGACCTATCCTGGCTTTGGCTACTGACGATTCCGTAGATAAGAACTCTGACAAGCAGCCTGTTTCAGCCCCCAGCGAGCTCCAGCAGGGTGGAGAGAGCCAGGCCTCAGATGGGCATATGACCCCAGAACACTTCATCCAAGGCCAAGGAACAACTGAGCACATGGGCAGCCCGGCTTGCGGACAAGTGGGAGAACCAGTCACTCAGGATTTAGCCAGGAGTTCAGGAACCCCTGGGCTGCAGGTCCCTACCTCTCCAACCGTTCAGAAGTACTTGACATGCCCTACAGAAAATGTAGGAACAGCCCAGGTAGCTAGCACAGCAGTTCAGACCTCAGCCACACACCTCAAACCTGGCACTGAAAAGTTGATTGTTGTGAACCAGCATATGCAGCCGCTCTACGTCCTACAGACCCTTCCCAACGGTGTCACTCAACAGATACAGTTGGCACCACCAATGGATGCAATGGCCTTTGCAGCCGGCCTGAGTCCTGGAATGGCTGCTTCACCACTGTTACCACTTACCCACCACTCTCAACTTCACTCTTTTGCTGGAGGAGCCCAGACCACCTTCCAACCTGGCCTTCCGAGCTCGGCGCCTGGTCTTCTAATTGGGGATACATCTATTTTGGTGTCTGATTCCAGTCAGCGCGCAGACCTTGCTGCTAATACATCTGCTGTATTGCCACCTACCACTGGCAGCTCTCCACCAGTAACCAGTGCCAGCCACGGTAAGAAGCGTCCTATTTCACGACTGCAGCCGCGCAAGGTAAAGAAACCGGCACGCTCTGCAGCCTCGACTGCAGTAACCTCTACAGAAGTTATGCCAAACATGACGGTTATTAATTTTTCCTCACCAATGTCTGCCAGTGTGCCCAATCCAGCTGCAGGCCACCGAACAGTGCCCAACATTATCAAACGGCCCAAGTCAGGTCTTATGTATTTTGAGTCTGTGTCATCCCTGGGAGCACCACCTGCTGTCCTTGGCCAGGACTCCTCATCGCACCTTGTGACGCCTGGCCAGTCAATGCTTAATGTGGTTCCTATGCCTCCTGCTGTGACACAAAATCCAGGACCCTTGGGCTCCACTGAGCTGAGTAGCTCTATAGGCAACATACTCTTAAAAGCTAGCCAGCAGAATTTGGGAATTTCCGAACAAGTTGCGCTGCAGCCCAGCACCAGCAACTTCTCCCCTCTTGGCAGCTCAGCAACAGCAGATAGCGACAGTGGTTGTGTCCTTCCTTCTTCAGCAGAGCAAGATGGCCAGTACCAACTGCAGTGCCAGCAGTTAAGTCCACTCCTGGATAGTGTCTGCCCCCTTCTGCCAAGTAGCCTGCCACAGGAGAATACCCAAACTTGCATGCAAATCTCTGCTCCAGCTGCTAGCACCTTGGTTTCTCTAAACCAACCACAGAGCTCTGAAGCTCTAGCCGCTACCAAAGGAAAGCCCAAATCCAAACGTATTCAGCCCATTCCGGATAAAGGCAGCAGCAAGAAGCTCAAGTCATGCCACACCAAGGACAGAACTGCCAAAGCAGACCATGAGAGTGACATCAAGGCAGGGACCAGCAGCAG CCAACCAGTTCCCAACATGAAAAATTCCACAGAGAAGAGTGATCCTCTGCAAAAGGGCGAGCCAAAATT AAACACCCAAAATCTTCTGAAGGAACCTGAGACCACAGAAAATGCGAAAGGAAAGCAAGGGAAGATCCAGGAGTTGG GGGCCCGTGCAGATCATGAGGCTTCTCCCTCCAAACAGCAGCATCATCACAAGGTAATAAAAGGTCTCATGTTTGAGATCTGCAGTGATGATGGTGGCTTCAAGGTCTGCTCAGAGAGCATTGAGG ATGCATGGAAATCCCTGACTGACAAGGTCCAAGAAGCAAGATCCAATGCCCGCCTTCGGCAGCTCTCCTTTGATG GTGTCAGTGGCCTCCGCATGCTGGGTGTTATCCATGATGCCGTCCTCTTTCTGATTGAGCAGCTGTATGGCACTAAACACTGTAGGAAATACAAGTTTCGCTTCCATAAGCCTCAAGAGTCTGACGAGCCACCCCTAAACCCACATGGTGCAGCCAGAGCTGAAGTAAACCAGAG GCGATCCATGTTTGACATGTTTAATTTTCTCACATCCCGACACCGGCATCCACCTGAGTACAGTCCAAAtgatgaagaggaagaggaagtacAACTAAAGTCTGCACG